A part of Pantoea vagans genomic DNA contains:
- the yebS gene encoding membrane integrity lipid transport subunit YebS: MKIHAISQTLPHARYQRCPQCDTLFSLPDVKTHQSAHCPRCNAEILSGRDWPMTRLMAMAATMIVLMPFAFSMPLVDIRLLGMRINASVLEGVIQMTQQGDVLTASMVAFCTIGAPVTLVAGICYLGIGHRLGMNLRPVLIMLEKLKEWVMLDIYLIGIAVASIKVQDYASLEIGYGLAAYIALTVLSVLTMIHLNMEQLWEHFYPQSPGNMARDDMQVCLNCHNTGIPDERGRCPRCHTPLDFRRRHSLQKSWAALIASIVLLIPANLMPISVVYLNGSRREDTIFSGILGLGEGNIPVAAIVFIASILVPFTKVLVMLTLLLSIHFRCEQGLRTRIRLLRFVTWVGRWSMLDLFVISLTMSLVNRDQLLAFTMGPAALFFGAAVILTIMSVEWLDSRLLWDAHATGNADYTD; encoded by the coding sequence ATGAAAATTCACGCTATCAGCCAGACATTGCCTCACGCACGTTATCAGCGTTGCCCGCAATGCGATACCCTTTTTTCCTTACCGGATGTGAAAACGCATCAGTCGGCACACTGCCCGCGCTGCAACGCTGAGATTCTCAGTGGACGCGACTGGCCAATGACCCGACTGATGGCCATGGCCGCCACCATGATCGTGTTAATGCCCTTCGCCTTTTCCATGCCGCTGGTGGATATCCGGCTGCTGGGTATGCGCATCAATGCCAGCGTACTGGAAGGGGTGATTCAGATGACCCAGCAGGGTGATGTGCTGACCGCTTCGATGGTGGCGTTCTGCACTATTGGCGCGCCGGTTACACTGGTCGCCGGCATCTGTTATCTCGGTATCGGTCATCGCCTGGGCATGAACCTGCGGCCCGTATTGATCATGCTGGAGAAGCTCAAAGAGTGGGTGATGCTCGACATCTATCTGATCGGCATCGCCGTGGCATCCATCAAAGTGCAGGACTATGCTTCGCTGGAGATTGGCTATGGGCTGGCGGCTTACATTGCCCTGACGGTGCTGAGCGTGCTGACCATGATCCATCTGAATATGGAGCAGCTGTGGGAGCATTTCTATCCGCAAAGCCCCGGCAATATGGCCCGTGACGACATGCAGGTCTGCCTCAACTGTCATAACACCGGCATACCTGACGAACGGGGGCGCTGCCCGCGCTGCCACACGCCGCTCGACTTCCGACGCCGCCACAGCCTGCAGAAATCCTGGGCCGCGCTGATCGCGTCGATCGTACTGCTGATACCCGCGAACCTGATGCCCATTTCCGTGGTTTACCTCAACGGTTCACGGCGCGAGGACACCATCTTCTCCGGCATCCTGGGGCTGGGTGAAGGCAACATTCCGGTGGCAGCGATTGTGTTTATCGCCAGTATTCTGGTGCCCTTTACCAAAGTACTGGTCATGCTGACCCTGCTGCTCAGCATTCATTTCCGCTGTGAACAGGGACTGAGAACCCGCATCCGGTTGCTGAGGTTTGTGACCTGGGTTGGCCGCTGGTCCATGCTCGATCTGTTTGTCATTTCATTAACCATGTCGCTGGTCAACCGTGATCAGCTGCTGGCTTTTACCATGGGACCGGCTGCGCTATTTTTTGGCGCGGCCGTCATCCTGACCATTATGTCTGTTGAGTGGCTGGACAGCCGCCTGCTCTGGGATGCACATGCAACAGGAAACGCCGACTACACCGACTAA
- the rsmF gene encoding 16S rRNA (cytosine(1407)-C(5))-methyltransferase RsmF, which translates to MSDASSFFPADFLSLMRQSLPDEASFAQFIAYSQQPLRRSIRVNTLKISVADFLSQTAGYDWQLTPVPWCEEGFWISREDESLPLGSVAEHLSGLFYIQEASSMLPVTALFDAQPEVSAVMDMAAAPGSKTTQIAARMGNQGVILANEFSSSRVKVLHANISRCGVSNSALTHFDARVFGPALPEQFDAILLDAPCSGEGVIRKDADALKNWSLASTEEIAATQRDLLDSAFHALKPGGTLVYSTCTLNQIENQQVIDWLLQRYPDAVEVVPLDGLFEGADRAATPEGYLHVFPQMFDSEGFFVARLRKTASVEPLPVPGYKVGKLPFSHLSRKLESEIVQAAAAVSVKWDDALELWQRDKEIWLFPKAVTPLLGKVRFSRIGLKLAETFAKGYRWQHEAVIALAQPDATQTFELTAAEAEEWYRGRDIYPETAPANNEMIVTYQQQPLGLAKKVGNRIKNSYPRELVRDGRLFR; encoded by the coding sequence GTGTCAGATGCGTCTTCGTTTTTCCCCGCCGATTTTCTCTCATTAATGCGTCAGAGCCTGCCCGATGAGGCGAGCTTCGCGCAGTTCATCGCTTACAGTCAGCAGCCCCTGCGCCGCAGTATTCGCGTCAATACCCTGAAGATCAGCGTGGCCGATTTTCTGAGCCAGACGGCGGGTTATGACTGGCAGCTGACGCCGGTGCCGTGGTGCGAAGAGGGATTCTGGATCAGCCGGGAAGATGAGAGCCTGCCGCTGGGCAGCGTGGCTGAACATCTCAGCGGCCTGTTTTACATCCAGGAAGCCAGCTCCATGCTACCGGTAACCGCCCTGTTTGACGCCCAGCCAGAGGTCAGCGCCGTGATGGATATGGCAGCGGCACCGGGTTCTAAAACCACCCAGATTGCGGCCCGGATGGGCAATCAGGGCGTTATCCTCGCAAATGAGTTCTCCTCCAGCCGGGTAAAAGTGCTGCACGCTAATATCAGCCGCTGCGGCGTCAGCAACAGTGCCCTGACGCACTTTGACGCGCGGGTCTTCGGGCCAGCGCTGCCGGAACAGTTCGACGCCATCCTGCTGGACGCGCCCTGCTCCGGCGAAGGAGTGATTCGCAAAGATGCAGATGCGCTGAAAAACTGGTCGCTGGCGAGCACCGAAGAGATCGCCGCGACCCAGCGCGATCTGCTCGACAGTGCCTTTCACGCACTCAAACCCGGTGGCACGCTGGTTTATTCAACCTGCACACTGAATCAGATTGAGAATCAGCAGGTGATTGACTGGCTGCTGCAGCGCTATCCGGATGCGGTTGAGGTCGTGCCGCTCGACGGGCTGTTTGAGGGTGCCGATCGGGCCGCGACACCCGAGGGCTATCTGCATGTCTTTCCGCAGATGTTCGACAGCGAAGGCTTTTTCGTGGCGCGTCTGCGTAAAACCGCATCAGTCGAGCCACTGCCTGTGCCGGGCTACAAAGTCGGCAAGCTGCCCTTCTCCCATCTCAGCCGTAAGCTGGAAAGTGAGATCGTACAGGCTGCCGCTGCTGTCTCTGTCAAATGGGATGACGCACTGGAACTCTGGCAGCGAGATAAAGAGATCTGGCTGTTCCCTAAGGCCGTTACCCCGCTGCTGGGCAAAGTGCGCTTCTCGCGCATTGGCCTGAAGCTGGCAGAAACCTTTGCTAAAGGCTATCGCTGGCAACATGAAGCGGTGATAGCACTGGCGCAACCTGATGCGACGCAGACCTTTGAGCTTACGGCGGCAGAAGCAGAAGAGTGGTATCGCGGCCGCGATATCTATCCGGAAACGGCACCGGCTAACAATGAGATGATTGTGACCTATCAGCAGCAGCCGCTGGGGCTGGCGAAGAAAGTCGGCAATCGCATCAAGAACAGCTATCCACGCGAACTGGTGCGTGACGGCCGCCTGTTCCGCTGA
- a CDS encoding GAF domain-containing protein: MNKTAFYADLNRDMRALLAGETAFLAAMGNFSALLYERLDGVNWAGFYLLTEADTLVLGPFQGKIACVRIPVGKGVCGTALAEEKVQRVDDVHAFPGHIACDVASNAEIVIPLKVNGTVVGVLDIDSVEYNRFDSDDESGLVTLTDGLCEVLANSDLEKYLQLTRS, from the coding sequence ATGAACAAAACTGCCTTTTACGCCGATTTGAATCGCGATATGCGCGCCTTGCTGGCGGGAGAAACGGCGTTCCTCGCCGCGATGGGAAACTTTAGCGCGCTGCTGTACGAACGTCTCGATGGCGTGAACTGGGCAGGTTTCTACCTGCTGACGGAAGCCGATACGCTGGTGCTTGGCCCGTTCCAGGGGAAAATCGCCTGTGTGCGTATTCCGGTCGGTAAAGGTGTGTGTGGCACGGCGCTGGCAGAAGAAAAAGTGCAACGCGTAGATGATGTGCATGCTTTCCCGGGCCACATCGCCTGTGACGTTGCCAGTAATGCTGAGATTGTGATTCCTCTGAAAGTGAATGGCACTGTGGTTGGAGTGCTGGACATCGACAGCGTTGAGTACAATCGCTTTGACAGCGACGACGAATCGGGGCTGGTCACACTGACTGATGGGCTTTGTGAAGTGCTTGCGAACAGCGACTTAGAAAAATATCTGCAGCTGACGCGCAGCTAA
- a CDS encoding MFS transporter, translating to MGKIFSTFLPLYTTTLLMLLGSGLLTTYVSLRLASEQVNGALIGAIIAANYIGLVIGGKVGHNLIARVGHIRAYVACAGIITASVVGHGLTDFIPLWVFLRLIIGLCMMCQYMVLESWLNDQAESSQRGMIFGLYMVATYLGLSGGQVILSLQTGFGVSTLLIVALCFALCLVPIALTTRTHVRPMTPAPMELGYFIRTIPKLLGTTLVTGMVIGAFYGLAPVYGSSKGFTTSQTGYFMSLTIFAGLVSQFPLSWLSDRYDRQRLLFIIAMLFAVICVPLILLPHLTFDWMIGIAFAASMMQFALYPLQVALANDQVAAERRVSLTACLLMAFGIGASIGPLVVGALMQPLGSNMLYLFFALCALVIGGLSFVRAPGPLPTTEVPLPHVVMPDSLATSPLGAALIPTLEEEVIQASMGGQEPEVESDEDAETADEEVLPDDHPGDVREDQRH from the coding sequence ATGGGAAAAATATTCAGTACGTTTCTGCCGCTCTACACCACCACGCTGTTGATGCTGCTCGGTTCCGGTCTGCTGACCACCTATGTCTCATTACGGCTGGCCAGTGAGCAGGTTAACGGTGCGCTGATTGGTGCGATTATCGCGGCAAACTATATCGGGCTGGTGATTGGCGGCAAGGTAGGGCACAACCTGATTGCCCGCGTCGGCCATATCCGCGCCTATGTGGCCTGCGCCGGAATTATTACCGCCTCCGTGGTGGGTCACGGCCTGACTGACTTTATTCCGCTGTGGGTCTTTCTGCGTCTGATTATCGGACTCTGCATGATGTGCCAGTACATGGTGCTGGAGAGCTGGCTCAACGATCAGGCGGAATCGTCCCAGCGTGGCATGATTTTCGGCTTATATATGGTCGCGACCTACCTTGGACTCAGTGGCGGACAGGTGATACTGAGCCTGCAGACCGGATTTGGTGTCAGCACGCTGCTGATTGTCGCACTCTGCTTCGCGCTCTGTCTGGTGCCGATAGCGCTGACCACCCGCACCCATGTCAGGCCGATGACACCCGCGCCGATGGAACTGGGCTATTTTATCCGCACCATCCCCAAACTGCTCGGCACCACGCTGGTAACCGGCATGGTCATTGGTGCCTTCTACGGTCTGGCACCGGTTTATGGCAGCAGCAAAGGCTTCACCACCAGCCAGACCGGCTATTTTATGAGTCTTACGATCTTTGCCGGGCTGGTGTCGCAGTTTCCGCTGAGCTGGCTTTCTGACCGCTACGATCGTCAGCGGCTGTTATTTATCATTGCCATGCTGTTTGCCGTCATCTGCGTCCCGCTGATCCTGCTGCCGCATCTGACGTTTGACTGGATGATCGGCATCGCCTTTGCCGCCAGCATGATGCAGTTCGCGCTCTATCCGTTGCAGGTGGCGCTTGCCAACGATCAGGTTGCCGCCGAGCGCCGCGTGTCGTTAACCGCCTGTCTGCTGATGGCATTTGGTATTGGTGCCAGTATCGGCCCGCTGGTGGTGGGTGCGCTGATGCAGCCGCTGGGCAGCAATATGCTTTATCTCTTCTTTGCGCTCTGTGCGCTGGTGATTGGCGGACTCAGTTTTGTCCGTGCGCCAGGTCCGCTTCCCACAACCGAAGTGCCGCTGCCGCACGTGGTCATGCCTGACAGTCTGGCGACCTCACCACTGGGTGCTGCGCTGATCCCGACGCTGGAAGAGGAGGTGATTCAGGCGTCAATGGGCGGTCAGGAGCCGGAAGTGGAGAGCGATGAGGATGCTGAAACGGCTGATGAAGAGGTATTGCCCGATGATCATCCCGGTGATGTTCGGGAAGATCAGCGTCATTAA
- a CDS encoding choline transporter encodes MNNPPAGEKDRLNPVVFYTSAGLILTFSLVTILYSELAASWILKAVNWVSATFGWYYMLAATLYIVFVLYMACSRFGSIKLGPEHSKPEFSVLSWSAMLFAAGIGIDLMFFSVAEPVTQYMQPPEGAGQTLEAARQAMVWTLFHYGLTGWSMYALMGIALGYFSYRYNLPLTIRSALYPIFGKRIYGPIGHTVDIAAVVGTIFGIATTLGIGVVQLNYGLKVLFDIPEGLTAQTALIVLSVVIATISVTSGVDKGIRFLSELNVIMALGLILFVLFFGNTEFLLNALVLNVGDYINRFMGMTLNTFAFDRPTQWMNSWTLFFWAWWVAWSPFVGLFLARISRGRTIREFVLGTLIIPFTFTLLWLSVFGNAALYQIIHGNTEFAQEVMNHAERGFYSLLAQYPAFKLSASVATITGMLFYVTSADSGSLVLGNFTSRLKDINSDAPNWLRIFWSVAIGVLTLSMLMTNGITALQNTTVIMGLPFSFVIFFVMAGLFKSLKIEDHRRASATRDTAPYLAHATDRLTWKKRLSRLMNYPGSRYTQQMMEKTIFPAMQEVAKELELRDARVTLESVEADEANPIGYLDLRVHLGDEQDFIYQVWPQQYSIPGFTYRARSGKSTYYRLETFLMEGSQGNDLMDYSKEQVIIDILDQYERHLNFIHLNREAPGSNISFPSV; translated from the coding sequence ATGAATAATCCACCTGCCGGTGAAAAAGACAGACTCAATCCCGTTGTATTTTATACCTCTGCCGGATTGATTCTGACGTTTTCACTTGTGACGATTCTCTACAGTGAACTGGCCGCGAGCTGGATCCTCAAGGCGGTCAACTGGGTTTCCGCCACCTTCGGCTGGTACTACATGCTGGCTGCCACGCTCTATATTGTCTTTGTGCTCTATATGGCCTGCTCACGCTTTGGCTCTATTAAGCTCGGGCCGGAGCACTCCAAACCCGAATTCAGCGTGCTCAGTTGGTCCGCCATGCTGTTTGCTGCCGGGATTGGCATCGACCTGATGTTCTTCTCGGTCGCCGAACCGGTGACGCAATATATGCAGCCGCCGGAAGGAGCAGGGCAGACGCTGGAAGCCGCCCGCCAGGCGATGGTCTGGACGCTGTTCCACTACGGACTGACTGGCTGGTCGATGTATGCACTGATGGGCATCGCGCTGGGCTACTTCAGCTACCGCTATAACCTGCCGCTGACTATTCGTTCGGCGCTCTATCCCATCTTCGGTAAACGCATCTATGGCCCGATTGGTCACACGGTAGATATCGCAGCCGTGGTCGGCACCATCTTTGGTATCGCCACTACGCTCGGCATTGGGGTCGTGCAGCTGAACTACGGCCTGAAAGTGCTGTTTGATATCCCGGAAGGCCTGACCGCGCAGACTGCGCTGATTGTCCTCTCCGTGGTGATCGCCACCATCTCTGTAACGTCGGGCGTTGATAAAGGGATTCGTTTCCTCTCCGAACTCAATGTGATCATGGCGCTGGGACTGATTCTGTTTGTGCTGTTCTTCGGCAACACCGAGTTCCTGCTGAATGCGCTGGTGCTTAACGTCGGCGATTACATCAACCGCTTCATGGGCATGACGCTCAATACGTTTGCCTTTGATCGTCCGACTCAATGGATGAACAGCTGGACGCTCTTCTTCTGGGCGTGGTGGGTGGCCTGGTCACCGTTTGTCGGCCTGTTCCTGGCGCGTATCTCACGCGGTCGTACCATCCGTGAGTTCGTACTGGGCACGCTGATTATTCCGTTTACCTTTACGCTGCTGTGGCTGTCCGTGTTCGGTAACGCGGCGCTGTACCAGATTATTCACGGCAATACGGAATTTGCGCAGGAAGTGATGAACCATGCGGAGCGCGGCTTCTACAGTCTGCTGGCGCAGTATCCGGCGTTTAAGCTCAGCGCATCGGTTGCCACCATCACCGGCATGCTGTTCTACGTTACCTCGGCGGATTCCGGTTCGCTGGTGCTGGGTAACTTCACCTCGCGGCTGAAAGACATTAACAGCGATGCGCCGAACTGGCTGCGCATCTTCTGGTCCGTAGCGATTGGGGTGCTGACGCTCAGCATGCTGATGACTAACGGGATTACTGCCCTGCAGAACACCACGGTGATCATGGGACTGCCGTTCAGCTTTGTGATCTTCTTTGTGATGGCGGGTCTGTTTAAATCGCTGAAGATTGAGGATCACCGCCGGGCCAGCGCGACGCGCGACACCGCGCCCTATCTGGCGCATGCGACCGACCGTCTGACCTGGAAGAAGCGTCTGTCACGCCTGATGAACTACCCAGGCTCGCGTTACACCCAGCAGATGATGGAAAAGACCATTTTCCCGGCGATGCAGGAAGTGGCGAAAGAGCTGGAACTGCGTGATGCCCGCGTCACGCTGGAAAGTGTCGAAGCAGATGAGGCGAACCCGATTGGCTATCTGGATTTGCGCGTCCATCTGGGCGACGAGCAGGACTTCATTTATCAGGTCTGGCCGCAGCAATATTCGATTCCGGGGTTTACCTATCGCGCCCGCAGCGGTAAGTCGACCTACTATCGACTGGAAACCTTCCTGATGGAGGGCAGCCAGGGTAACGACCTGATGGATTACAGCAAAGAGCAGGTGATCATCGACATACTGGATCAGTATGAGCGACACCTGAACTTCATCCATCTCAACCGTGAAGCCCCGGGCAGCAATATCAGCTTCCCGAGCGTGTAA
- the proQ gene encoding RNA chaperone ProQ, producing the protein MENQPKLNSSKEVITFLAERFPHCFSAEGEARPLKIGIFQDLVERVQGEMGLSKTQLRSALRLYTSSWRYLYGIKAGAIRVDLDGNACGVLDEQHVEHARKQLEEAKARVQAQRDQQRAARREAGESEEGAAPRRPRKPAPRKPAEGDAARKPRPQTTAPRATASQHRKPAPRPEQEARPITDTSTLQPGQSIKVKAGKSAMDATVLEVSKDGVRVQLASGMAMIVRAEHLQF; encoded by the coding sequence ATGGAAAATCAACCTAAGTTGAATAGCAGTAAAGAAGTCATCACTTTTCTGGCGGAGCGCTTTCCGCACTGCTTTAGCGCTGAAGGTGAAGCGCGTCCGCTCAAAATCGGTATCTTTCAGGATCTGGTCGAGCGTGTTCAGGGCGAAATGGGTCTGAGCAAAACACAGCTGCGTTCCGCGCTGCGTCTTTATACGTCAAGCTGGCGTTATCTGTACGGCATCAAAGCCGGTGCGATTCGTGTCGATCTCGACGGCAACGCCTGTGGCGTGCTGGATGAGCAGCACGTTGAGCATGCCCGCAAGCAGCTGGAAGAAGCCAAAGCGCGCGTTCAGGCGCAGCGTGACCAGCAGCGTGCTGCACGCCGTGAAGCAGGCGAAAGCGAAGAGGGCGCCGCACCGCGTCGTCCACGCAAGCCCGCGCCACGTAAGCCTGCAGAAGGCGATGCTGCGCGTAAACCCCGTCCGCAGACGACTGCTCCGCGTGCGACCGCCTCACAGCATCGCAAGCCAGCCCCACGTCCGGAGCAGGAAGCCCGACCCATCACTGATACCTCAACTTTGCAACCCGGCCAGAGTATTAAAGTTAAAGCAGGCAAAAGTGCGATGGACGCTACCGTTCTTGAAGTCTCTAAAGACGGCGTTCGGGTCCAGCTCGCTTCCGGCATGGCAATGATTGTGCGCGCAGAACACTTGCAGTTCTGA
- a CDS encoding DUF1272 domain-containing protein, with protein sequence MLELRPNCERCDVDLPPSSLAARICSFECTFCADCDEHFAHVCPNCGGELVRRPVRPAEKLQKYPAKMRSRSQMTTNTSEAE encoded by the coding sequence ATGCTGGAACTGCGCCCTAATTGTGAACGCTGCGACGTCGATCTGCCGCCATCCTCTCTGGCGGCACGCATCTGCTCGTTTGAATGTACTTTCTGCGCTGACTGCGATGAGCATTTCGCGCATGTTTGTCCCAACTGCGGTGGTGAACTGGTGCGCCGTCCGGTGCGTCCGGCAGAGAAGCTACAGAAATATCCAGCTAAAATGCGCAGCCGATCTCAAATGACGACGAATACGTCAGAGGCAGAATAG
- a CDS encoding metallophosphoesterase: MYYEFLNGAAWRRIWVTGDLHGCRRELDALLQQHQFDPQQDLLISVGDIIDRGPDSLGCLALLQEPWFRCVRGNHEEMALSALQGQDMALWQMNGGDWFFRLRGAALIAARHALRRCRELPLILHLQLGERTVVIAHADYPAREYALNKPLDWQKIVWSRQRLEELESGEQAGIRGADAFYFGHTPLKQPLTIANLHYIDTGAVFGNHLTMLQLK; this comes from the coding sequence ATGTATTATGAATTCCTGAATGGCGCAGCATGGCGACGGATTTGGGTCACTGGCGATCTGCATGGCTGCCGCCGCGAACTTGATGCGCTGTTGCAGCAACATCAGTTTGACCCGCAGCAGGATTTACTGATTTCGGTTGGTGACATCATCGATCGCGGGCCAGACAGTCTGGGCTGTCTGGCGTTGCTGCAGGAGCCCTGGTTTCGCTGCGTGCGCGGCAATCATGAAGAGATGGCGCTGTCGGCGTTACAGGGGCAGGACATGGCGCTCTGGCAAATGAACGGGGGCGACTGGTTCTTTCGGCTGCGGGGCGCAGCGTTAATCGCGGCCCGCCACGCGTTGCGGCGCTGCCGTGAACTGCCGCTGATACTGCATCTGCAATTGGGTGAGCGCACTGTTGTGATTGCTCATGCGGACTATCCGGCACGGGAATACGCGCTGAATAAGCCACTCGACTGGCAAAAGATAGTCTGGAGCCGTCAGCGACTGGAGGAGTTGGAGTCAGGTGAGCAGGCGGGCATCCGTGGCGCAGATGCCTTTTACTTCGGTCATACTCCGCTGAAACAGCCGCTGACGATTGCCAATCTGCATTACATCGATACCGGCGCAGTGTTTGGCAATCATCTGACGATGCTGCAACTAAAGTGA
- a CDS encoding PqiB family protein — protein MQQETPTTPTNATLRNKRKISPFWLLPVIAMLIACWLLWTNYQERGTTITINFQTADGIVPGRTPIRYQGVEVGTVQGINLSDDYRSIQIKASIKSDMRDALREDTQFWLVTPKASLAGVSGLDALVGGNYIGMMPGKGKPSEAFTALDTQPKYRVNTGELMIHLHAPDLGSLNTGSLVYYRKIPVGRVYDYSIDNKADGVAIDVLIDRRFINLVKTNSRFWNVSGVNADVSLSGAKVQLESLAALVNGAIAFDSPQGAETAKAEQNYRLYPDLAHSQRGVQITLDLPNGKNLKAGSTPLMYQGLEVGTLTKLNLLDGGKVTGELTIDPSVVGLMRSGTRIEMHSPKISLTDTSLSALLTGNTLELVPGEGEPQQHYTVLASNETLLQKPNVLTVKLSAPESYGIDQGQPLMLHGMQIGQVMSRSLDENGVNFVVAVNPENRNLVHGDSKFIVNSRLDVKFGLDGMQVLGASAREWVDGGIRLEPGKKGEPKTAYPLFADAEKADEGITGDGPSTTLMLTASSLPDVQAGSVVLYRKFQVGEIVKVTPRADAFDIAVHIQPEYRKLLTSESVFWAEGGARVSLNGSGLTVQASPLNRALKGAISFDNMSGAQSVKGAKRMLYSSETAARAVGSQITLHTYDASKLSAGMPIRYLGINVGQVESLSLSKDNNQVVAKAVLYPEYVNDFARLGSRFSVVSPEISATGVNHLETLLQPYVNVDPGKGSAARTFELQESTITDSRYLNGLNIYVDATEAGSLSLGTPVLFRGVEVGTVTGTSLGNMADRVQIALRISKKYQHLVRNNSVFWLASGYNLDFGLVGGVVKTGTFQQFIRGGIQFATPPTVPLAPQANPDKHFLLQDEAPKEWRNWGTAIPSPQ, from the coding sequence ATGCAACAGGAAACGCCGACTACACCGACTAACGCAACGCTGCGTAATAAGCGAAAAATTTCGCCCTTCTGGCTGCTGCCGGTCATTGCGATGCTGATCGCCTGCTGGCTGCTCTGGACCAATTATCAGGAGCGCGGCACCACTATCACCATCAATTTCCAGACGGCGGATGGTATCGTGCCGGGTCGTACCCCGATCCGTTATCAGGGCGTGGAAGTAGGCACCGTGCAGGGTATTAATCTCAGCGACGATTATCGCAGCATCCAGATTAAAGCCAGCATCAAGAGCGACATGCGCGACGCGCTGCGTGAAGATACCCAGTTCTGGCTGGTGACGCCCAAAGCTTCACTGGCGGGCGTCTCGGGTCTGGATGCGCTGGTCGGTGGTAACTACATCGGGATGATGCCAGGTAAAGGTAAACCCAGCGAGGCGTTTACCGCGCTGGATACGCAACCGAAATATCGGGTCAATACTGGCGAGCTGATGATCCATCTGCATGCGCCCGATCTCGGCTCACTCAACACTGGCTCGCTGGTCTACTACCGCAAAATTCCGGTTGGCCGGGTCTATGACTACAGCATTGATAATAAAGCCGATGGCGTGGCAATTGATGTGCTGATTGACCGTCGCTTTATCAATCTGGTGAAGACCAACAGCCGCTTCTGGAACGTGTCGGGCGTCAATGCCGACGTCAGCCTGAGCGGGGCTAAAGTCCAGCTGGAAAGTCTGGCGGCGCTGGTTAATGGCGCGATTGCGTTTGACTCACCGCAGGGGGCGGAAACCGCCAAAGCGGAGCAGAACTACCGGCTCTATCCCGATCTGGCGCACAGCCAGCGCGGCGTACAGATCACGCTTGACCTGCCCAACGGTAAAAATCTCAAGGCCGGCAGCACGCCGCTGATGTACCAGGGCCTGGAGGTCGGTACGCTGACCAAACTGAACCTGCTGGATGGCGGCAAGGTGACCGGCGAGCTGACGATTGATCCTTCTGTGGTCGGCCTGATGCGCAGCGGCACCCGCATCGAGATGCACAGCCCGAAAATCAGCCTGACCGATACCAGCCTCAGCGCACTGCTGACCGGTAATACGCTGGAACTGGTGCCGGGTGAAGGCGAACCGCAGCAGCACTACACCGTGCTGGCGTCCAATGAGACCCTGCTGCAGAAACCCAACGTGCTGACGGTAAAACTCAGCGCACCTGAGAGCTACGGCATCGATCAGGGCCAGCCGCTGATGCTGCACGGCATGCAGATTGGTCAGGTGATGTCGCGTTCGCTGGATGAAAATGGCGTCAATTTCGTCGTCGCGGTCAATCCTGAAAACCGTAATCTGGTGCATGGCGACAGCAAATTTATCGTCAACAGTCGCCTCGATGTGAAGTTCGGCCTTGATGGCATGCAGGTGTTAGGTGCCAGTGCCCGCGAGTGGGTGGATGGCGGTATCCGGCTGGAGCCGGGTAAAAAAGGCGAGCCGAAAACGGCCTATCCGCTGTTTGCCGATGCTGAAAAAGCGGACGAAGGCATTACCGGCGATGGCCCGTCCACGACGCTGATGCTGACCGCCAGCAGCCTGCCTGACGTACAGGCCGGTTCGGTCGTGCTTTACCGTAAATTCCAGGTGGGTGAGATTGTCAAAGTGACGCCGCGCGCTGACGCCTTTGATATCGCGGTGCACATTCAGCCGGAGTATCGCAAGCTGCTGACCAGCGAAAGCGTGTTCTGGGCTGAGGGTGGCGCACGCGTCAGCCTGAACGGCAGCGGCCTGACGGTGCAGGCCTCGCCGCTTAACCGTGCGCTAAAAGGCGCAATCAGTTTCGACAATATGAGTGGTGCGCAGTCGGTCAAAGGGGCTAAACGCATGCTCTACTCCTCTGAAACCGCCGCCCGCGCGGTGGGCAGTCAGATTACGCTGCACACCTATGACGCCAGCAAACTCTCTGCCGGAATGCCGATTCGTTATCTCGGTATCAACGTTGGTCAGGTGGAATCTCTGTCGTTAAGCAAAGATAACAATCAGGTCGTGGCGAAAGCCGTACTTTACCCTGAGTATGTGAATGACTTTGCCCGCCTCGGCAGCCGTTTCTCAGTGGTTTCACCGGAGATTTCCGCTACCGGCGTGAATCATCTGGAGACCCTGTTGCAGCCATACGTCAACGTTGATCCGGGCAAAGGCAGTGCCGCACGCACCTTTGAATTGCAGGAGAGCACCATTACCGATTCGCGCTACCTGAATGGCCTGAACATTTATGTTGATGCCACCGAGGCGGGTTCCCTGTCGCTGGGTACGCCGGTGCTGTTCCGGGGTGTGGAAGTGGGTACCGTCACCGGCACGTCACTGGGGAACATGGCGGACCGCGTGCAGATCGCCCTGCGCATCAGTAAGAAGTATCAGCATCTGGTGCGGAACAATTCGGTGTTCTGGCTGGCGTCCGGCTACAACCTCGACTTCGGTCTGGTAGGCGGCGTGGTGAAAACCGGGACCTTCCAGCAGTTTATTCGCGGTGGCATTCAGTTTGCGACGCCACCGACGGTGCCGCTGGCACCGCAGGCCAACCCCGATAAACACTTCCTGCTGCAGGATGAAGCACCGAAAGAGTGGCGCAACTGGGGAACGGCGATTCCGTCTCCGCAGTAA